A genomic region of Rheinheimera sp. MMS21-TC3 contains the following coding sequences:
- the recO gene encoding DNA repair protein RecO has translation MLDNPFIPGYILHRRALAEDKLILQLLLPEVGRVSAVVRKRNAKQRVSLQPFQALSLQLVGRAELKTVAKVEELAPAFNLQGKVLFSAMYINELICRIWPNDLATEHLFSLYQYSLQQLAAVTDTQLQLEPCLRQFEFSLLIELGIAIDWQTDYSGQAIVGQQRYQWLNEQGFMPAKTGWQGQHLLNIGNQLWLDPETRRCAKQISRVLLAPLLGAKPLASKALFS, from the coding sequence GTGCTAGATAACCCTTTTATCCCAGGCTATATTTTGCACCGTCGTGCTTTAGCTGAAGATAAGCTGATTTTGCAGTTACTCTTACCAGAAGTAGGTCGAGTTTCTGCTGTGGTTCGTAAGCGAAATGCTAAGCAACGGGTGTCACTGCAGCCGTTTCAAGCTTTGAGTTTACAACTTGTAGGCCGAGCAGAATTAAAAACAGTGGCTAAAGTTGAAGAGTTGGCGCCTGCATTTAATTTACAGGGCAAAGTTTTATTTAGTGCTATGTATATTAATGAGTTAATTTGCCGAATTTGGCCAAATGATTTAGCAACAGAGCATCTTTTTAGCTTATATCAGTACAGTTTACAGCAATTAGCAGCTGTAACTGACACCCAGTTGCAACTAGAGCCTTGTTTGCGTCAGTTTGAGTTTTCGTTGTTAATTGAGCTTGGTATCGCCATTGATTGGCAAACAGATTACAGCGGGCAAGCTATTGTTGGCCAGCAAAGATACCAGTGGCTTAATGAACAAGGTTTTATGCCTGCTAAAACGGGTTGGCAGGGACAACATCTACTGAATATTGGTAATCAGCTATGGCTAGATCCTGAGACTAGACGCTGTGCTAAACAAATAAGTCGGGTTTTATTAGCCCCCTTACTTGGCGCTAAACCCTTAGCGAGTAAAGCACTTTTTAGTTAG
- the nadB gene encoding L-aspartate oxidase yields the protein MKQAKEYLCDVLIIGSGAAGLSLALQLAENAKVLVLSKGPLREGSTLYAQGGIAAVFDENDSIDSHVSDTLVAGAGLCDLAAVQFTASNAKKAMQWLIAQGVPFDQYHDDDGKLKYHLTREGGHSHRRILHAADATGQAVQLTLVEQVNAHKNIQLLENYNAIDLINGKKIGLDPKRCYGAYVLNTASGKVELIRSRFVALATGGASKVYLYTSNPDVASGDGIAMAWRAGCRIANMEFNQFHPTSLYHPDAPNFLITEAMRGEGAYLLRPDGSRFMPDFDQRAELAPRDIVARAIDFEMKRLGADCVYLDISHKPKEFIIEHFPTIYAKCLSIGIDISQQPIPVVPAAHYTCGGVLTSLNGQTDITNLYAIGEVAYTGLHGANRMASNSLLECVVFAQAAAKHILQQLDKTSPLANVPAWDDSRVSDSDEEIVISHNWHELRLFMWDYVGIVRTNKRLARALHRVELLQREINEYYSNFHISHNLLELRNLVQVAELIIHSAMQRKESRGLHYNLDYPDLLAESLPTILTPK from the coding sequence ATGAAGCAAGCAAAAGAATATCTTTGTGATGTATTAATTATTGGCAGCGGTGCTGCAGGTTTATCTTTAGCATTACAACTAGCTGAAAATGCAAAGGTTTTGGTGCTAAGTAAAGGCCCCTTACGGGAAGGTTCTACCTTGTATGCACAAGGTGGCATAGCGGCTGTTTTTGATGAAAATGACAGTATAGACTCACACGTTAGTGACACTTTAGTTGCTGGCGCCGGCTTATGTGACCTTGCTGCAGTACAATTTACTGCCAGCAATGCTAAAAAGGCAATGCAATGGCTTATTGCTCAAGGTGTGCCTTTTGATCAATATCATGATGATGACGGTAAACTTAAATACCACTTAACCCGTGAAGGCGGCCATAGCCATAGGCGTATTTTGCATGCTGCCGACGCTACTGGCCAAGCCGTGCAATTAACCTTAGTAGAACAGGTTAATGCCCATAAAAACATTCAACTACTCGAAAACTATAATGCCATTGATTTAATTAACGGCAAAAAAATTGGCTTAGACCCAAAACGCTGTTACGGCGCTTATGTCTTAAACACTGCCAGTGGCAAAGTTGAACTTATTCGCTCACGCTTTGTTGCCTTAGCAACCGGCGGTGCTAGTAAAGTATACCTATATACTAGTAACCCTGATGTCGCCAGCGGTGATGGTATTGCTATGGCATGGCGTGCCGGTTGTCGGATTGCAAATATGGAGTTTAATCAATTTCATCCCACTAGTTTATATCACCCTGATGCGCCAAACTTTTTAATTACTGAAGCCATGCGAGGAGAAGGCGCTTATTTATTACGCCCTGATGGCAGTCGCTTTATGCCCGACTTTGACCAACGTGCTGAACTTGCACCACGCGATATCGTTGCCCGAGCTATTGATTTTGAAATGAAGCGATTAGGCGCAGATTGTGTTTACTTAGATATTAGCCATAAACCTAAAGAGTTTATTATTGAACACTTCCCGACTATTTATGCAAAATGTTTAAGTATTGGTATCGATATTAGCCAACAGCCTATACCCGTTGTACCTGCAGCTCATTACACATGCGGCGGTGTCTTAACCTCATTAAATGGCCAAACAGATATAACCAATTTATATGCCATAGGTGAAGTGGCTTACACCGGCTTACATGGTGCTAACAGGATGGCCAGTAATTCTTTATTAGAGTGTGTAGTATTTGCCCAAGCTGCGGCTAAACATATCTTACAACAATTAGATAAAACTTCGCCGCTAGCCAATGTTCCCGCTTGGGATGATAGCCGAGTAAGCGATTCAGACGAAGAAATAGTTATTAGTCATAACTGGCACGAACTACGTTTATTTATGTGGGATTATGTAGGTATAGTACGAACGAATAAACGCTTAGCACGCGCCTTACATCGAGTAGAATTATTACAACGCGAGATTAATGAGTACTATAGTAATTTCCATATTAGCCATAACCTGTTAGAACTAAGAAATTTAGTCCAAGTAGCAGAACTGATTATTCATAGTGCTATGCAACGCAAAGAAAGCCGTGGCTTACACTACAATTTAGATTATCCTGACTTATTAGCAGAAAGCTTACCTACTATTCTAACCCCTAAGTAA
- a CDS encoding SoxR reducing system RseC family protein, whose amino-acid sequence MVEQLASVVATETNGVWLTTTPVTSCNACNVSDECGTGIVAKTLTPRQHRFFVTTELRLLPGEQVKIAVSEQNLVQAALMVYFLPLVLMLIASLVASHSLQLAEGWVMLAALFGASLGFLFARRFGQWQQQKSEQIHILQILPQLALQQT is encoded by the coding sequence ATGGTAGAGCAACTTGCTAGTGTGGTAGCAACAGAAACTAATGGTGTCTGGTTAACGACAACACCGGTGACGAGTTGTAATGCTTGTAATGTAAGTGACGAATGCGGCACTGGTATAGTGGCGAAAACACTGACCCCTAGGCAGCACCGCTTTTTTGTTACAACTGAATTAAGATTATTGCCGGGCGAGCAAGTTAAAATAGCCGTATCAGAGCAAAATTTAGTCCAAGCCGCTTTAATGGTCTATTTTCTGCCCTTAGTGCTAATGTTGATAGCATCTTTAGTGGCAAGCCATAGTTTACAATTAGCCGAAGGCTGGGTAATGTTAGCTGCGCTGTTTGGTGCCAGTCTAGGCTTCTTATTCGCTAGGCGATTTGGCCAATGGCAACAACAAAAATCAGAGCAGATCCACATATTGCAAATTTTACCCCAACTTGCCCTTCAGCAGACTTAA
- the rnc gene encoding ribonuclease III, giving the protein MQKSLKPLLLKLGYEFTNPDLLEQALTHRSCKGQHNERLEYLGDAVLSLVIAEALYSQFPKAREGDLTRMRAMLVKGVTLAEIAQELQLSDFLRLGPGELKSGGFRRESILADAFEAILGAIFLDSGMSACKERILFWFASRLAEITPGQQKDSKTLLQEYLQGLHLDLPAYDVIATQGEAHQQTFTVRCTITGMPPFTATGSSRRKAEQDAANMALEKISNDR; this is encoded by the coding sequence ATGCAAAAAAGTTTAAAGCCATTACTGCTAAAGCTTGGCTATGAATTTACCAATCCTGATTTATTAGAGCAGGCACTAACTCATCGCAGCTGTAAAGGGCAGCATAATGAGCGCTTAGAGTATTTAGGTGATGCTGTGCTAAGTTTAGTGATTGCCGAAGCCCTATATAGTCAATTTCCCAAAGCCCGTGAAGGTGATTTAACCCGGATGCGGGCTATGTTAGTTAAAGGTGTAACCTTAGCTGAAATTGCTCAAGAGTTACAGTTGTCAGATTTTCTGCGTTTAGGACCAGGTGAACTTAAAAGTGGTGGCTTTCGCCGTGAGTCGATTTTAGCCGATGCATTTGAAGCTATTTTAGGCGCCATTTTCTTAGATAGTGGAATGTCTGCTTGTAAAGAGCGCATTTTGTTTTGGTTTGCATCTCGCTTAGCTGAAATTACGCCTGGCCAACAAAAAGACTCTAAAACATTATTACAAGAATATTTACAAGGCTTGCACTTAGATTTGCCTGCTTATGATGTTATTGCTACTCAAGGCGAGGCGCATCAACAAACCTTTACTGTAAGGTGTACTATTACGGGTATGCCTCCTTTTACTGCTACTGGTAGCTCACGGCGTAAAGCTGAACAAGATGCTGCCAATATGGCGTTGGAAAAAATATCTAATGACAGATAA
- the era gene encoding GTPase Era, translating into MTDKPATFGTDSEAPTYAALVAIVGRPNVGKSTLLNQLIGQKVSITSKKPQTTRHRIVGIDTQANYQTVYVDTPGLHIEEKRAINRLMNKAAASSILDVEFVLFVVEGTRWTDDDQMVLERLIAAKKPVILVVNKVDLYRDKDTLLPHMQWLAQQLNSIGMVPLSAETGDNVEALRSLVQKHLPPCEFFFPDDYVTDRSMRFMAAEMVREKLMRFLGDELPYSVTVEIERFKWEEKHYHIAALVLVERESQKRMVIGNKGERIKTIATEARLDMAAMLEQPVFLQVWVKVKSGWADDERALRSLGYGED; encoded by the coding sequence ATGACAGATAAACCTGCTACTTTTGGCACTGATAGTGAAGCGCCTACTTACGCTGCTTTAGTTGCGATAGTGGGGCGACCCAATGTGGGTAAATCAACCCTTTTAAACCAGTTAATAGGTCAAAAGGTTAGTATTACCTCAAAAAAACCGCAAACAACGCGGCATCGTATTGTAGGGATAGATACCCAAGCTAACTATCAAACCGTTTATGTTGATACACCGGGCTTACATATTGAAGAAAAGCGGGCCATTAACCGCTTAATGAATAAAGCAGCAGCCAGCTCTATATTAGATGTTGAGTTTGTTTTATTTGTTGTAGAAGGCACTCGCTGGACAGATGATGACCAAATGGTTTTAGAGCGTTTAATAGCAGCGAAAAAGCCTGTTATCTTAGTCGTTAATAAAGTTGATTTATATCGCGATAAAGATACCTTGTTACCTCATATGCAATGGTTAGCACAGCAGTTAAACTCAATAGGCATGGTGCCACTATCTGCAGAGACTGGTGACAATGTTGAAGCTTTACGCAGCTTAGTACAAAAACATCTACCACCTTGTGAGTTCTTTTTTCCTGATGACTATGTTACTGACCGCTCTATGCGATTTATGGCCGCTGAAATGGTGCGAGAAAAGCTAATGCGCTTTTTAGGTGATGAGTTACCTTATTCTGTTACTGTTGAAATTGAACGCTTTAAGTGGGAAGAAAAGCATTACCATATTGCTGCTTTGGTGTTAGTAGAGCGAGAAAGTCAAAAGCGGATGGTAATTGGTAATAAAGGTGAGCGGATCAAAACTATTGCCACTGAAGCAAGGCTTGATATGGCAGCTATGTTAGAGCAACCGGTATTTTTACAAGTCTGGGTAAAAGTTAAGTCGGGCTGGGCAGACGATGAGCGTGCGCTACGTAGCTTAGGTTACGGCGAAGATTAG
- the lepB gene encoding signal peptidase I produces the protein MAGYFAIFLVLLTLTCGLIWLLDAWVLAPKRQQRVLEAKAAAKGELPEVATNELLKEPSYVETAKSIFPVIALITIFRSFIYEPFQIPSGSMMPTLLVGDFILVEKFAYDVKDPVWRKTLYSNKKPERGDVAVFKYPLDTRVDYIKRIIGLPGDRVIYRNKQLFIQKACTVEQAENCTNKLEVVALELKNEGEFFQGQYPQRRYTEKLGEVSHDILQTPMRPEQTQIFYKQANTEIDEFIVPEGHYFAIGDNRDNSGDGRFWGFVPEENLVGKAVFIWMSFEFNDDANSWLPRWVPVGIRFERLGPIH, from the coding sequence ATGGCAGGTTACTTTGCAATATTTTTGGTATTACTGACATTAACTTGTGGCTTAATTTGGTTACTGGATGCTTGGGTTTTAGCACCAAAACGGCAACAACGTGTACTTGAAGCTAAGGCTGCTGCTAAAGGTGAGTTACCTGAAGTAGCAACCAATGAGCTATTAAAAGAGCCTTCTTATGTTGAAACGGCAAAGTCTATTTTCCCTGTGATTGCGCTAATAACAATATTTCGCTCTTTTATATATGAGCCGTTTCAAATTCCATCTGGCTCTATGATGCCTACTTTATTAGTAGGTGATTTTATTTTGGTAGAGAAATTTGCATACGATGTTAAAGATCCGGTATGGCGCAAAACGTTATACAGCAATAAAAAGCCAGAGCGTGGTGATGTAGCGGTATTTAAATATCCGCTAGATACAAGAGTAGATTATATTAAACGAATTATAGGCTTACCTGGCGACAGAGTTATTTACCGCAATAAACAGTTGTTTATTCAAAAAGCCTGCACAGTAGAGCAAGCTGAAAATTGTACTAATAAATTGGAAGTGGTAGCGTTAGAGTTAAAAAATGAAGGTGAATTCTTTCAAGGGCAATACCCTCAGCGTCGTTATACTGAAAAGTTAGGTGAAGTTAGCCATGATATATTGCAAACACCTATGCGTCCTGAACAAACCCAGATATTTTATAAGCAAGCGAACACTGAAATTGATGAATTTATAGTGCCTGAAGGTCATTATTTTGCCATAGGCGATAACCGAGATAATAGTGGTGATGGTCGTTTTTGGGGCTTTGTACCAGAAGAAAACTTAGTAGGTAAAGCGGTATTTATCTGGATGAGTTTTGAATTCAATGACGATGCTAACAGCTGGCTACCTCGCTGGGTACCGGTTGGTATTCGTTTTGAGCGCTTAGGGCCAATTCACTAA
- a CDS encoding succinate dehydrogenase assembly factor 2: protein MTELMIKPRLRWACRRGMLELDVLLAPFVEDGYDALSLEQKHDFERLLAADDPDLFSWFMGHGQAKDPALQALVAVILDRVRV, encoded by the coding sequence ATGACAGAATTGATGATTAAACCAAGATTACGCTGGGCATGTCGCCGCGGCATGCTTGAGCTAGATGTATTATTAGCGCCTTTTGTTGAAGATGGTTATGATGCGCTAAGCCTAGAACAAAAACATGACTTTGAGCGCTTACTAGCGGCGGATGATCCGGATCTATTTAGTTGGTTTATGGGACATGGCCAAGCTAAAGATCCTGCTTTACAGGCTTTAGTGGCCGTGATCCTGGATCGTGTCCGAGTATAA
- a CDS encoding sigma-E factor negative regulatory protein codes for MSSENQEWLSAASDNQKIDEQQLDVLLEQAELQQKLQRFHVVGAVMRQEKSSPLPASFADDLAAKLADEPVYNLQQTSNLVTKVTPASKAANGSWLQSIAQGAIAAGVALMAVFGVQQYQQTPEQDTLSPLPVLQTLPVAGFATPVSLSQTTVNSRFEQQEQQAMLEQQKRLQALLNAHRQQVRSMEQQQQANNQKSTKVVENEQ; via the coding sequence ATGTCGTCAGAAAATCAGGAATGGCTCTCAGCTGCCAGCGATAATCAGAAGATTGATGAACAACAGCTTGATGTGTTGCTAGAGCAAGCCGAGTTACAACAAAAACTACAGCGCTTTCACGTTGTAGGAGCGGTAATGCGCCAAGAGAAGAGCAGCCCATTACCGGCTAGTTTTGCTGATGATCTTGCAGCTAAGCTAGCAGATGAGCCAGTCTATAATTTACAACAGACTAGCAACTTAGTGACTAAGGTTACGCCAGCATCTAAAGCCGCTAATGGCAGTTGGTTGCAATCTATAGCTCAAGGTGCAATAGCGGCCGGTGTCGCCTTAATGGCTGTTTTTGGCGTTCAGCAATACCAGCAGACGCCAGAGCAAGATACGCTGTCACCTTTACCCGTGTTACAGACTCTACCAGTAGCAGGATTTGCTACGCCGGTAAGTTTAAGTCAAACGACAGTTAATTCTCGTTTTGAGCAACAAGAGCAGCAAGCTATGCTAGAGCAGCAAAAGCGATTACAAGCTTTGTTGAACGCCCATCGCCAGCAAGTACGTAGCATGGAGCAACAGCAGCAGGCTAATAATCAAAAATCAACTAAAGTGGTTGAAAACGAGCAATAA
- the lepA gene encoding translation elongation factor 4, with product MPKLNHIRNFSIIAHIDHGKSTLSDRLIQYCGGLSDREMQKQVLDSMDLERERGITIKAQSVTLNYKADDGETYQLNFIDTPGHVDFSYEVSRSLAACEGALLVVDAGQGVEAQTVANCYTALDMNLEVIPVLNKIDLPQADPDRVAEEIEDIIGIEALGAVQCSAKTGIGIKDVLETIVKKIPAPEGDADLPTQALIIDSWFDAYQGVVSLVRIKHGCIKTKDKIKIMSTGQVYDAAEVGVFSPKATNTGELRQGEVGYIIAGIKEIKGAPVGDTITLARNSAEKPLPGFKRIKPQVYAGIFPVSSDDYEDFRDALAKLSLNDSSLFYEPESSGALGFGFRIGFLGMLHMEIIQERLEREYDLDLITTAPTVVYEVLTKDGSTVMVDNPSALPAVNDIEEIREPIVEAHILVPQEYLGNVITLCIEKRGVQKSMSYHGRQVAVVYELPMAEVVMDFFDRLKSTSRGYASLDYAFKRFQVSNMQRVDILINGERVDALAIISHIDFAQGRGRQLAEKLKELIPRQMFDIAIQAAIGSHIIARTSVKQLRKNVLAKCYGGDISRKKKLLQKQKEGKKRMKHVGNVEVPQEAFLAILKVGK from the coding sequence ATGCCTAAACTAAATCACATCAGAAACTTTTCTATTATTGCTCATATTGACCACGGTAAATCTACCTTATCAGATCGCCTTATCCAGTATTGTGGTGGCTTATCTGATCGCGAAATGCAAAAACAGGTCTTAGACTCTATGGATTTAGAGCGTGAGCGCGGTATTACTATTAAAGCCCAGAGCGTGACCTTAAATTATAAAGCTGATGATGGCGAAACTTATCAGTTAAACTTTATCGATACGCCAGGTCACGTTGACTTTAGTTATGAAGTTAGCCGCTCTTTAGCCGCCTGTGAGGGTGCACTACTTGTTGTTGATGCTGGGCAAGGGGTAGAAGCGCAAACGGTTGCTAACTGCTATACCGCACTAGATATGAACTTAGAAGTGATACCGGTTTTAAATAAAATTGATTTGCCGCAAGCAGACCCAGATCGGGTAGCAGAAGAAATAGAAGATATTATAGGTATTGAAGCCTTAGGCGCCGTACAATGCTCAGCTAAAACCGGCATAGGTATTAAAGACGTATTAGAAACTATCGTTAAAAAGATACCAGCACCTGAAGGTGATGCTGATCTGCCTACCCAAGCCTTAATTATCGATTCATGGTTTGATGCTTATCAAGGTGTAGTGTCCTTAGTGCGGATAAAGCATGGCTGCATTAAAACCAAAGACAAAATTAAAATTATGTCTACCGGTCAAGTGTACGATGCAGCGGAAGTAGGTGTGTTTAGCCCTAAAGCCACCAATACTGGTGAGTTACGCCAAGGCGAAGTTGGTTATATCATTGCCGGCATTAAAGAGATTAAAGGCGCACCCGTTGGTGATACCATAACCTTAGCACGCAATAGTGCTGAAAAGCCTTTGCCAGGTTTCAAACGTATTAAGCCACAGGTTTATGCTGGTATTTTCCCAGTATCATCTGATGATTATGAAGATTTCCGTGATGCCTTAGCTAAGTTGAGCTTAAACGACTCTTCGTTATTTTATGAGCCAGAAAGCTCAGGCGCTTTAGGTTTTGGTTTTAGAATTGGTTTCCTTGGTATGTTGCATATGGAAATCATTCAAGAACGCTTAGAGCGTGAATATGATCTAGATTTAATTACTACAGCGCCAACCGTTGTTTATGAAGTGCTGACAAAAGACGGTTCTACCGTAATGGTTGATAACCCAAGTGCTTTACCGGCAGTAAATGATATTGAAGAAATACGTGAGCCTATTGTTGAAGCGCATATTTTAGTGCCGCAAGAATATTTAGGTAATGTAATTACTTTATGTATTGAAAAGCGCGGTGTGCAAAAGAGTATGAGTTATCATGGTCGCCAAGTTGCTGTAGTGTACGAGTTGCCTATGGCAGAAGTGGTTATGGACTTTTTTGACCGACTTAAGTCAACCAGTCGTGGCTATGCCTCTTTAGATTATGCATTTAAACGCTTCCAAGTTTCTAATATGCAGCGAGTCGATATTTTAATTAACGGTGAGCGTGTTGATGCGCTAGCTATTATTAGTCATATTGACTTTGCTCAAGGCCGAGGCCGACAGTTAGCTGAAAAGTTAAAAGAGCTGATCCCACGGCAAATGTTCGATATCGCTATTCAAGCCGCTATTGGTAGTCATATTATTGCCCGAACAAGTGTTAAGCAGTTACGTAAAAACGTCTTAGCTAAGTGTTATGGTGGTGATATAAGCCGGAAGAAAAAGCTACTACAAAAACAAAAAGAAGGTAAAAAACGGATGAAGCACGTGGGTAACGTTGAAGTTCCACAAGAAGCTTTCTTGGCTATCTTGAAAGTTGGCAAATAA
- a CDS encoding protein YgfX — protein MPLILLLANPVAISGWWVVAPLLLGYYVVWLSCHQSLNSQVKQLATLNSDGDISWFAPKNATGRLKQGGLVSQYVLRINWYSDQQQALLQQWVFADQCQPEQFSALARQINQSNWPTSQATNLK, from the coding sequence TTGCCACTGATTTTATTATTAGCTAACCCCGTAGCAATAAGTGGTTGGTGGGTGGTTGCACCTTTATTACTAGGTTATTATGTTGTCTGGTTGTCTTGTCATCAGAGCCTAAATTCCCAGGTTAAACAATTAGCCACGCTAAATTCTGATGGCGATATATCTTGGTTTGCGCCAAAAAATGCAACAGGCCGATTAAAACAGGGCGGTTTAGTTAGCCAATATGTATTGCGTATTAATTGGTATAGCGATCAGCAGCAAGCGTTATTACAGCAGTGGGTTTTTGCCGATCAATGCCAGCCTGAACAGTTTAGCGCCTTAGCACGGCAGATTAATCAAAGTAATTGGCCAACCAGCCAAGCAACTAACCTTAAGTAG
- a CDS encoding MucB/RseB C-terminal domain-containing protein produces the protein MMRTQGFCCAIVLMLFSTVVHAEQAGWTLLNKVQHAVKEYNFDASFVVLKGNQVDTYRWLHGKSEQQEIEHLIPLDTNGVDILRRNGSVYYLLSDRPAFVLAGHNIAELPAVLFEPRSKLEQLYNAVPGSSSVMSGRSAQLLRLTAKLPSRYHYWLWLDDETGFPLRIDTLSEQQAPLERWLITHMQLSPEFPENLQALLEADLPAPVAGEVKPMPVVKQQLTWLPDAYQIISQPASIPQLESHLQSYWLLTDGLHQVSVFVQPSQGLPTQAYRDGATTIFVQSAAGLEVTVIGPISIDIARQLAAGVK, from the coding sequence ATGATGCGAACCCAAGGCTTTTGTTGTGCCATAGTACTGATGTTATTCTCTACTGTGGTACATGCCGAACAAGCTGGTTGGACTTTACTAAATAAAGTACAACATGCTGTAAAAGAATATAACTTTGATGCGTCTTTTGTGGTGCTAAAAGGTAATCAAGTTGACACTTATCGCTGGTTGCATGGTAAGTCAGAACAGCAAGAAATCGAGCACTTAATTCCATTAGATACTAATGGTGTCGACATTTTGCGCCGTAACGGCTCTGTTTACTATTTGCTGAGTGACAGGCCAGCTTTTGTATTAGCTGGCCATAATATTGCTGAATTACCCGCAGTATTATTTGAACCTAGATCTAAATTAGAGCAGTTATATAATGCAGTGCCGGGTAGTAGTTCTGTTATGTCTGGTCGCAGTGCACAGTTATTACGTCTGACAGCAAAGCTACCTAGTCGCTACCATTATTGGTTATGGTTAGACGATGAAACGGGTTTTCCACTGCGTATTGATACCTTATCAGAGCAGCAGGCACCGCTTGAGCGCTGGTTGATTACCCATATGCAGCTTAGCCCAGAGTTTCCAGAGAACTTGCAAGCTTTACTGGAGGCTGACTTGCCGGCGCCTGTCGCTGGTGAGGTAAAACCAATGCCTGTAGTAAAACAGCAATTAACCTGGCTGCCTGATGCTTATCAAATTATTAGTCAGCCGGCGTCTATTCCGCAACTAGAGTCACATCTGCAAAGTTATTGGCTGTTAACGGATGGGCTGCACCAAGTATCAGTATTTGTTCAACCTAGCCAAGGCTTACCCACTCAAGCATATCGTGATGGTGCGACAACAATTTTTGTTCAAAGCGCAGCTGGACTTGAAGTGACAGTAATAGGCCCTATTAGTATTGATATTGCACGACAATTAGCCGCAGGGGTTAAGTAA
- the rpoE gene encoding RNA polymerase sigma factor RpoE, which translates to MSEQELDWQIVQRVQQGDKAAFNLLVTKYQHRIANLISRYVSNHGDVADVAQEAFIKAYRAIPGFRGDSAFYTWLYRIAVNSAKNYLVARARKPPGTDIDVGDAEVFDGSDALKEQDSPEKLLLSEEIRLVVFNTIEQLPDELRTAITLRELEGLSYEEIAEVMACPIGTVRSRIFRAREAIDTQLKPLIS; encoded by the coding sequence ATGAGCGAGCAAGAATTGGACTGGCAAATTGTCCAGCGTGTACAACAGGGTGATAAAGCCGCGTTTAATTTGTTGGTTACAAAATATCAACACAGAATAGCGAACTTAATATCTCGATATGTCTCTAACCATGGAGACGTTGCCGATGTAGCACAAGAAGCTTTTATTAAAGCCTACCGTGCCATACCCGGTTTTCGTGGAGATAGTGCGTTTTATACATGGCTTTATCGTATAGCAGTTAATAGTGCAAAAAATTATTTGGTGGCTAGAGCGCGTAAACCACCTGGAACAGATATTGATGTTGGTGATGCAGAAGTCTTTGATGGCAGTGATGCTTTAAAAGAACAAGATTCACCAGAAAAGTTATTATTATCTGAAGAGATCCGTTTAGTAGTGTTTAACACTATTGAGCAATTACCTGACGAACTGCGCACTGCAATTACTTTGCGTGAGTTAGAAGGGTTAAGTTACGAAGAAATTGCGGAAGTGATGGCTTGTCCAATTGGTACCGTTCGCAGCCGTATTTTCAGAGCAAGAGAAGCGATTGATACTCAACTTAAGCCATTAATAAGTTAA